In one window of Haemophilus parainfluenzae DNA:
- a CDS encoding TIGR01777 family oxidoreductase, producing the protein MNILVTGGTGFVGKALVTTLLSRGDSVTVLTRSIEKNQSIFPEKTLQFLTTLSTLKDLNTFDAVINLAGEPIFDKKWTVQQKEKLRHSRINLTQQLVQLINQSEYPPALISGSATGIYGNCGNEQITENTNPSTQFTAQLCIDWENAAKQANTRVCLVRTGLVLSPKGGAFAKILPLYRFGLGGKLGNGEQYWSWIALEDMVKGLLFLLDHNDCEGTFNFTAPHPVKNKTFNQLLGQALHRPCFAHVPQFLLTSLLGERACILLDSQNVYPTHLLDYGFTFEYSELNDYFHKIL; encoded by the coding sequence ATGAATATCTTAGTGACTGGTGGGACAGGATTTGTTGGGAAAGCCTTGGTTACGACACTACTATCTCGTGGCGATAGTGTTACCGTATTAACTCGCTCCATTGAAAAAAACCAATCTATTTTTCCTGAAAAAACACTTCAATTTTTGACCACACTTTCAACACTCAAAGACTTGAATACCTTTGATGCGGTTATTAATCTTGCTGGTGAGCCAATCTTCGATAAAAAATGGACGGTTCAACAAAAAGAGAAACTGCGTCATAGCCGAATTAATTTAACACAACAACTTGTCCAACTTATTAACCAAAGTGAATATCCCCCAGCCCTGATTTCAGGTTCCGCAACCGGAATTTATGGAAACTGTGGTAACGAGCAGATCACTGAAAACACAAATCCAAGTACTCAATTTACCGCACAGCTTTGTATTGATTGGGAAAATGCGGCAAAGCAAGCCAACACAAGAGTCTGTTTAGTGAGAACCGGATTAGTACTTTCTCCAAAAGGCGGGGCTTTTGCTAAAATTCTACCGCTCTATCGCTTTGGATTAGGCGGCAAATTAGGGAATGGTGAGCAATATTGGAGTTGGATCGCGTTAGAGGATATGGTAAAAGGACTTCTCTTCTTACTTGATCATAATGATTGTGAAGGTACATTTAATTTTACGGCGCCACATCCTGTTAAAAACAAGACATTCAACCAACTATTAGGTCAAGCATTACATCGCCCTTGTTTTGCTCATGTGCCTCAATTTTTACTCACCTCTCTTCTCGGTGAACGAGCTTGTATTCTATTAGACAGTCAAAATGTCTATCCAACACATTTGTTGGATTACGGATTTACATTCGAATACTCTGAATTAAATGATTACTTTCACAAAATACTTTAA
- the argR gene encoding transcriptional regulator ArgR, giving the protein MSDQLTKAFKELLNQERFASQSEIVEALKNQGFQTINQSKVSRMLSKFGAVRARNTKMEMVYCLPSELSVPATSSPLKNLVLDIDHNDFVIVIKTSPGAAQLIARLLDSIGKPEGILGSIAGDDTIFVTPTQNTTIKALFAQIQALFESSL; this is encoded by the coding sequence ATGTCTGATCAATTAACAAAAGCATTTAAAGAACTGCTAAACCAAGAGCGATTTGCCTCTCAAAGTGAAATCGTTGAAGCCTTAAAGAATCAAGGATTCCAAACCATTAACCAATCCAAAGTTTCACGAATGTTAAGCAAATTTGGTGCGGTTCGTGCGAGAAATACTAAAATGGAGATGGTGTATTGCTTACCAAGCGAATTAAGTGTGCCCGCTACCAGCAGTCCATTAAAAAATCTGGTTTTAGATATTGATCATAATGATTTTGTCATCGTCATCAAAACCTCTCCAGGTGCTGCACAGCTGATTGCTCGATTATTGGATTCCATTGGTAAACCCGAAGGAATTTTGGGCTCGATTGCAGGAGACGACACGATATTTGTCACCCCTACCCAAAATACAACAATTAAAGCGCTTTTTGCACAAATTCAAGCGCTCTTTGAAAGTAGCTTATAA
- a CDS encoding ribose-phosphate pyrophosphokinase, giving the protein MPDIKLFAGNATPELAKKISERLYISLGDATVGRFSDGEIQVQINENVRGADVFIIQSTCAPTNDNLMELIVMVDALRRASAGRITAVVPYFGYARQDRRVRSARVPITAKVVADLLSTVGIDRVLTCDLHAEQIQGFFDVPVDNVFGSPVLLDDILKKTDLVNPIVVSPDIGGVVRARAVAKLLNDTEMAIIDKRRPRANVSQVMHIIGDVADRDCILVDDMIDTGGTLCKAAEALKERGAKRVFAYATHAVFSGAAAQHLASDAIDEIVVTDTVPLSPEMKALGKVRVLTLSTMLAEAIRRISNEESISAMFE; this is encoded by the coding sequence ATGCCAGACATTAAACTCTTTGCTGGAAATGCTACGCCTGAGCTAGCAAAAAAGATTTCTGAACGTCTTTACATTTCATTAGGCGATGCCACCGTTGGACGCTTTAGCGATGGTGAAATCCAAGTGCAAATTAATGAAAATGTGCGTGGTGCAGACGTATTTATTATTCAATCCACCTGTGCACCAACGAATGACAACCTGATGGAATTGATTGTAATGGTTGATGCTTTACGTCGTGCATCTGCCGGTCGTATTACAGCCGTTGTTCCTTATTTTGGTTATGCTCGTCAAGATCGTCGTGTGCGTTCTGCTCGTGTACCTATCACTGCAAAAGTGGTGGCAGATTTACTCTCAACTGTAGGAATTGACCGCGTATTAACCTGTGACTTACATGCTGAGCAGATTCAAGGCTTCTTTGATGTACCAGTTGATAACGTATTCGGTTCACCAGTTTTACTTGATGATATCTTGAAGAAAACCGATCTTGTAAACCCTATTGTTGTTTCGCCAGATATCGGCGGTGTGGTACGTGCACGTGCGGTAGCGAAATTATTAAATGATACCGAAATGGCAATTATCGACAAACGTCGCCCACGTGCAAACGTATCGCAAGTTATGCACATTATCGGGGATGTCGCAGATCGTGATTGTATCCTTGTCGATGATATGATTGATACAGGTGGTACATTATGTAAAGCCGCTGAAGCATTAAAAGAACGCGGTGCAAAACGCGTATTTGCTTACGCAACTCACGCCGTATTCTCTGGTGCTGCAGCACAACATTTAGCAAGCGATGCGATTGATGAAATCGTGGTAACGGATACTGTTCCACTTTCACCAGAAATGAAAGCACTTGGTAAAGTACGCGTGCTGACTCTTTCTACCATGCTTGCTGAAGCAATTCGTCGTATCAGCAATGAAGAATCTATTTCAGCAATGTTTGAATAA
- the mdh gene encoding malate dehydrogenase: protein MKVAVLGAAGGIGQALALLLKLQLPAESELALYDIAPVTPGVAKDVSHIPTAVKVEGFAGEDPTPALKGADVVLISAGVARKPGMDRSDLFNINAGIVRNLIEHVAKTCPKACVGIITNPVNTTVAIAAEVLKKAGVYDKRKLFGVTTLDVLRSETFVSELKGLNVSRTSVPVIGGHSGVTILPLLSQVQYAEWKEEEIAPLTKRIQNAGTEVVEAKAGGGSATLSMAQAAARFARSLVKGLSGETVVECTYVEGDGKYARFFAQPVRLGKEGVEEILPIGTLSKFEQEALEAMLPTLRADIELGEKFING from the coding sequence ATGAAAGTTGCAGTATTAGGCGCAGCAGGCGGTATTGGTCAAGCATTAGCCTTATTACTTAAATTACAATTACCCGCTGAAAGTGAATTAGCACTTTATGATATTGCACCAGTGACACCAGGTGTGGCTAAAGATGTGAGTCATATCCCAACAGCGGTGAAAGTAGAAGGTTTTGCGGGTGAAGATCCAACCCCTGCACTTAAAGGTGCTGATGTCGTTTTAATTTCTGCAGGGGTAGCACGTAAACCGGGCATGGATCGTTCAGATCTTTTCAATATCAATGCAGGTATCGTGCGTAACTTAATTGAACATGTTGCAAAAACTTGTCCAAAAGCTTGTGTAGGTATTATCACCAACCCGGTGAACACGACTGTTGCGATTGCTGCAGAAGTATTGAAAAAAGCGGGTGTTTACGACAAACGTAAATTATTCGGTGTCACCACTTTAGACGTGTTACGTTCTGAAACATTCGTTTCTGAATTAAAAGGCTTAAATGTTTCTCGTACAAGTGTACCGGTAATTGGCGGTCACTCAGGTGTAACCATTCTTCCATTACTTTCACAAGTTCAATATGCTGAATGGAAAGAAGAGGAAATTGCACCATTAACTAAACGTATCCAAAACGCAGGTACCGAAGTGGTTGAAGCAAAAGCAGGTGGCGGTTCTGCAACACTTTCTATGGCCCAAGCGGCAGCACGTTTTGCTCGTTCATTAGTGAAAGGCTTAAGTGGTGAGACTGTCGTTGAATGTACTTATGTAGAAGGTGACGGTAAATACGCACGTTTCTTCGCTCAACCAGTACGTTTAGGTAAGGAAGGTGTAGAAGAAATTTTACCTATCGGCACCTTAAGCAAATTTGAACAAGAAGCTTTAGAAGCAATGTTACCAACATTGCGTGCTGATATTGAATTAGGCGAAAAATTTATTAACGGCTAA
- the ispE gene encoding 4-(cytidine 5'-diphospho)-2-C-methyl-D-erythritol kinase, whose translation MKTHHFSTALSTSLGKPNRFPSPAKLNLFLYINGKLPNGYHELQTLFQFLDFGDWLTIDIHQDKQIRITPEIPGLPLEQNLIYRAATLLQEKTDCTLGATIHLDKILPMGGGIGGGSSNAATTLLALNYLWQTHLSIDELAELGLKLGADVPIFVHGQAAFAEGVGEKIQYCEPQEKYYVVLKPETAISTAVVFSDPDLPRNTEKSSLVQLLNQPFANDCEKVVRTQYPEVEKALLWLLQYGPARLTGTGACVFAEFDDEKSAQAVFQQKPKEFFGFVAKGLNVSPLHTMLKQLSTN comes from the coding sequence ATGAAAACACATCACTTTTCGACCGCACTTTCAACTTCGCTTGGAAAGCCTAACCGCTTTCCAAGCCCCGCAAAACTCAATTTATTTCTCTATATAAACGGTAAACTGCCAAACGGCTACCACGAATTACAAACCCTTTTCCAATTTCTTGATTTCGGCGATTGGCTTACCATTGATATTCACCAAGATAAACAAATTCGGATCACTCCTGAAATCCCTGGCTTACCTCTAGAGCAAAACTTAATCTATCGTGCAGCTACGCTCCTACAAGAAAAAACAGACTGTACACTCGGTGCGACAATTCATTTAGATAAAATTCTGCCAATGGGTGGTGGGATTGGCGGCGGCTCATCCAATGCCGCAACGACTCTGCTTGCTTTAAACTATTTATGGCAAACCCATCTATCCATTGATGAACTTGCCGAGCTTGGGCTAAAACTTGGGGCTGATGTGCCGATTTTTGTCCATGGACAAGCCGCTTTTGCAGAAGGTGTGGGTGAAAAAATTCAATACTGCGAACCACAAGAAAAATATTATGTGGTACTGAAACCTGAAACTGCGATTTCTACTGCAGTAGTTTTTAGCGATCCCGATTTGCCACGCAATACAGAAAAAAGCTCCCTTGTACAGCTTTTAAACCAACCGTTTGCAAACGATTGCGAAAAAGTTGTGCGGACTCAATATCCTGAAGTTGAAAAAGCCCTACTATGGTTGTTACAATATGGACCAGCCAGATTAACAGGGACAGGGGCTTGTGTTTTTGCTGAATTTGATGATGAAAAATCAGCACAAGCGGTTTTCCAACAAAAACCGAAGGAATTTTTCGGCTTTGTTGCTAAAGGATTAAACGTTTCACCATTGCATACCATGCTGAAACAACTCTCGACCAACTAA